From the genome of Methylomonas sp. UP202, one region includes:
- a CDS encoding heavy metal response regulator transcription factor: MRILIVEDEKKTAAYLHKGLSEQGFVVDISHDGEDGLLLATTVDYDLIILDVMVPLRDGWSVIRELKGRGQPTPVLFLTARDTIDDRVKGLELGADDYLIKPFAFVELLARIRSILRRGPTRAVEQLQMADLTLDQIRHKAFRNGQALDLTPKEFTLLTLFLNRPAEVLSRTLIAEQVWDVHFECDTNIIDVAIRRLRQKIDDPFPQKLLHTVRGVGYVLDER; the protein is encoded by the coding sequence ATGCGCATCTTGATTGTCGAAGATGAAAAGAAAACCGCTGCTTATCTGCACAAAGGCTTGAGCGAACAAGGTTTCGTTGTGGATATTAGCCATGATGGCGAAGACGGGTTGTTGCTCGCCACAACAGTGGATTATGACCTGATCATCCTTGATGTCATGGTGCCGCTGCGGGATGGCTGGTCGGTGATTAGGGAGTTAAAGGGTAGAGGCCAACCAACGCCGGTATTGTTTCTCACCGCCCGCGATACGATCGATGATCGAGTGAAAGGTTTAGAGTTGGGGGCAGACGACTATTTAATTAAGCCCTTTGCTTTCGTCGAATTGCTGGCACGCATTCGCTCGATTCTCCGCCGTGGACCGACCCGAGCAGTCGAACAACTGCAAATGGCCGATCTGACCCTGGACCAGATTCGCCACAAAGCCTTTCGCAACGGTCAAGCGCTGGATTTGACACCGAAAGAATTTACCCTGTTGACGCTATTTCTGAATCGGCCTGCGGAAGTCCTTTCTCGAACATTGATCGCAGAACAGGTTTGGGATGTTCACTTCGAATGCGATACCAATATTATTGATGTTGCCATTCGCCGTTTACGGCAAAAAATCGATGATCCGTTCCCGCAAAAGCTGCTGCACACCGTGCGAGGGGTGGGCTATGTCCTCGACGAACGTTAA
- a CDS encoding site-specific integrase yields MFTDKSIKGLKAKPSAYRLYEKGPDKGFGVKVTPAGSVSFFIQYAGPDGKQKFASLGRYPSISLSEARDKCRELRREIDRGVDPQSRIELRLGSVADLFDYYIKHMVDSGKRTFEKVEADLHYNCKDILDLQAKDVTPAHIRKILYTIISRGSNVQANRIRSYLRRAFELGVYHDNDPKNLSNDFTFQIQTNPVDAIPKDTSAEVAGERALSFAEIKVLWNETCIHEQFHLATKLLLLYGCRSWELCGAMKDEFDFEAMIWSAPPERVKNERWLILPITPLAKKLLNELWPYSGNSDYLFPSRYNEEKPIHKTSLAHAITRISSIDTFTPRDLRRTVKTRMGEIGIEKSIRDRIQNHALNDVSSKHYDRYDYLQEKRSALLKWENHLIELNGDKNT; encoded by the coding sequence ATGTTTACTGACAAATCAATCAAAGGGCTCAAGGCAAAACCGTCGGCATATAGACTCTATGAAAAAGGGCCCGATAAAGGCTTTGGTGTCAAAGTGACGCCAGCTGGAAGCGTAAGCTTTTTTATTCAATACGCAGGTCCAGATGGTAAACAAAAATTCGCAAGCTTAGGACGGTATCCATCGATTAGCCTATCTGAGGCAAGGGATAAGTGTCGTGAACTAAGACGAGAGATCGACCGGGGAGTTGACCCACAATCCCGCATTGAGCTGAGACTTGGCAGCGTAGCTGATTTGTTTGATTACTACATCAAGCACATGGTTGATTCAGGAAAGCGAACTTTTGAAAAAGTCGAGGCCGATCTTCATTACAACTGTAAAGACATTTTGGACTTACAAGCCAAAGACGTAACTCCTGCCCATATAAGGAAAATACTTTACACCATTATTTCGCGGGGCTCGAATGTTCAGGCTAATCGGATTCGGTCTTACTTAAGAAGAGCTTTTGAATTAGGGGTTTATCATGATAATGACCCCAAAAACCTATCAAATGACTTTACCTTTCAAATACAAACCAACCCTGTCGATGCCATTCCAAAAGACACCAGCGCCGAAGTTGCTGGAGAAAGGGCATTATCATTTGCCGAAATCAAAGTCCTTTGGAACGAAACTTGCATTCATGAGCAATTTCATCTAGCTACAAAACTACTTCTCCTATATGGCTGCCGTTCTTGGGAGCTCTGCGGCGCAATGAAAGATGAGTTTGATTTTGAAGCCATGATTTGGAGCGCCCCGCCAGAACGCGTGAAAAACGAACGCTGGTTGATATTGCCTATTACTCCGTTAGCTAAAAAATTACTTAATGAATTATGGCCATATTCTGGAAACTCTGACTATCTCTTTCCAAGCAGGTATAACGAAGAAAAACCGATACATAAAACATCTTTGGCGCACGCGATAACTCGAATCAGCAGTATCGACACTTTCACACCGAGAGACTTAAGGAGAACAGTAAAAACTCGTATGGGAGAAATTGGAATAGAAAAAAGCATCAGAGATAGGATACAAAATCATGCTCTAAATGATGTAAGCTCAAAACATTATGATAGATATGATTATTTACAGGAAAAACGAAGCGCCTTACTAAAATGGGAAAACCACTTAATCGAATTGAATGGAGATAAAAACACTTAA
- a CDS encoding flagellar transcriptional regulator FlhD: protein MDDNLYNLNLDYLIAAKELILAGNEQKAQFCLGLTPEAIPLIKGMSIKQFKLLARSDYLKFAPRFNPNQWEEFLQNANAEDDSAESRANHLLLFLPCPADKP from the coding sequence ATGGATGATAATCTGTACAACCTGAATCTGGACTATTTGATCGCGGCCAAAGAATTGATCTTAGCTGGCAACGAGCAGAAAGCCCAGTTTTGCCTGGGACTGACACCCGAAGCCATTCCGCTAATCAAGGGGATGTCCATCAAGCAGTTCAAGTTGCTTGCCCGAAGCGATTATTTGAAATTTGCACCGCGCTTCAATCCAAACCAATGGGAAGAGTTTCTACAAAACGCAAACGCAGAAGATGATTCAGCGGAGTCCAGAGCCAATCATTTATTACTGTTTTTGCCTTGTCCCGCAGATAAGCCATGA
- a CDS encoding efflux RND transporter permease subunit, producing the protein MLSSALTFPLRHRLAIVFLCIALCLAGAYAVLSMPSSIFPQTNFPRVVILIDNGVMPGNEMMATITRPVEEAMKDIPGVRTIRSKTGRGSAEVNVFFNWQTDMVQAELFVQGRLATVQKSLPPTATLAVWRLTFAAFPVVGISLTSPEHSLTDLWETARYTLQPRLLRIPGVARTGIVGGRAPEYHVIVDPLRLQAVNLSLSQVSDALVKNNLIVPTGMLEEDYKLYLTVVDGRVHTIEELENLTVSASIASVVQTPATSQTAPTAGHPIRIKDFARVERAQEPVFNVVAANGVNAVLLNVYSQPDGSTLDIANQLKQELASLKQNLPAGMQVQVFYDQSLLVGDSIQSVWEAIILGLILSVIILYVFLKNWGTTLVAATVIPATVLVTFLTLRVMGFGFNLMTLGGIAAAIGLVIDDAIVVVEAIHAKLQQGAERLDAVTEALAEIFRPLLASTLTPVVVFIPLAFLDGVAGSFFRALALTMVVSLLTSLVLAVTLIPPLASWWLSSGKHFARTAEFSEISASHSQHHTAGWFERLSEAYERTLLRALKQAKLVLLSCGLILAVGIWLYGRLESEFLPFMDEGGFVLDYHAPWGTSLTETDRQLRQAETLLRAIPELESYSRRTGARLALGISQAHKGDFLVKLKAGRQRKTDEVVADLRKQLHVAVPGLEWEFAGILGDLIGDLTWSPRPIEVKLFSTDVEWLKQKAPQIQAELDKITGVVDSFDGLETTGPSLSVRVRYSDALRFGLTVNDVAVAASTAMLGQKASYVLEGDRVVNIRVRMNTEATAQIADLNELPLKAADGRTVKLSQVADVVTEPGQLELQREDLRQLVAVSARLENRDLGSAITEIKAKLQQDPTLPPGVVELGGLYQQQQESFQNLLIVLLASIFLVFTVLLIEFRSFHEPIAILFGSVLALCGTVLAWFITGTSVNIVSILGAIIGIGVVAKNGILMLDSVHQFKAKGYNLEDALIESGRRRLRPVLMTSMAAALGLLPLAYGIGAGSDMLKPLAIAVIGALVLSVLLSLVATPTVYFVMQRAAGGKQRIHS; encoded by the coding sequence ATGTTGTCATCGGCTTTAACGTTTCCGCTTCGTCACCGATTGGCTATCGTCTTTCTGTGCATCGCGCTCTGTCTGGCTGGAGCCTATGCAGTATTAAGCATGCCTTCATCGATTTTTCCGCAGACCAATTTTCCGCGCGTAGTGATCTTGATCGACAACGGCGTGATGCCTGGCAATGAGATGATGGCGACCATTACCCGCCCCGTCGAGGAAGCCATGAAAGATATTCCGGGCGTGCGCACTATTCGTTCGAAAACTGGACGCGGTTCGGCGGAAGTCAACGTGTTTTTCAACTGGCAAACCGATATGGTGCAGGCAGAATTGTTTGTCCAGGGCCGCTTGGCGACTGTACAAAAATCACTGCCGCCCACGGCGACCTTGGCGGTTTGGCGTCTGACGTTTGCTGCGTTTCCCGTGGTTGGTATTAGTCTGACTAGTCCCGAGCATTCGCTTACCGATCTCTGGGAAACTGCACGTTACACACTTCAGCCCCGGTTGTTGCGGATTCCAGGCGTAGCCAGAACCGGTATCGTCGGTGGACGAGCGCCGGAATATCACGTCATAGTAGATCCTTTGCGTTTACAGGCCGTAAATCTGAGTCTTAGTCAAGTCTCCGATGCACTGGTCAAAAACAATTTGATTGTCCCCACCGGCATGTTGGAAGAGGATTACAAACTCTATCTGACTGTCGTGGATGGGCGTGTGCATACCATTGAAGAGTTGGAAAACCTCACGGTTTCAGCATCTATAGCCAGTGTCGTTCAAACGCCGGCAACCTCGCAAACAGCTCCTACTGCCGGTCATCCCATTCGCATCAAAGACTTCGCACGAGTCGAGCGGGCTCAGGAGCCGGTATTCAATGTCGTCGCCGCCAATGGTGTGAACGCAGTTTTGCTGAATGTCTACAGCCAACCGGACGGGAGTACGCTGGATATTGCCAATCAGCTTAAACAGGAATTGGCATCGCTCAAACAAAATCTGCCGGCAGGTATGCAAGTACAGGTTTTCTACGACCAATCACTATTGGTAGGTGACTCCATTCAAAGCGTCTGGGAAGCTATCATTCTGGGACTGATCCTTTCGGTGATCATACTGTACGTTTTTTTGAAAAACTGGGGTACCACGCTGGTCGCCGCTACCGTGATTCCGGCGACGGTGTTGGTGACCTTTCTGACGTTACGGGTCATGGGATTCGGTTTTAACTTGATGACGCTGGGTGGTATTGCGGCCGCCATCGGTTTGGTGATCGACGATGCCATCGTGGTGGTAGAAGCCATCCATGCAAAACTACAGCAAGGCGCTGAGCGACTTGATGCCGTGACTGAAGCATTGGCGGAAATCTTTCGACCTTTGCTGGCCTCTACCTTGACACCGGTCGTGGTATTTATTCCGCTAGCGTTTCTGGATGGTGTGGCAGGTAGCTTTTTTAGAGCGCTGGCATTGACCATGGTGGTGTCTCTGCTGACTTCGCTGGTATTGGCCGTTACCCTGATTCCGCCATTAGCGAGCTGGTGGCTGTCGTCCGGCAAACATTTTGCGCGTACAGCAGAATTTTCTGAAATATCGGCATCTCATTCTCAGCACCATACTGCCGGTTGGTTTGAGCGTCTGAGCGAGGCTTATGAGAGAACCTTGCTTAGAGCGCTTAAGCAGGCAAAGCTAGTTTTGCTCTCTTGTGGATTGATATTAGCAGTGGGTATTTGGCTTTACGGACGCCTGGAAAGCGAATTTCTGCCCTTCATGGATGAAGGCGGTTTCGTGCTCGATTACCATGCTCCCTGGGGCACCAGTCTGACTGAAACGGATCGGCAATTGCGACAAGCCGAAACCCTTCTGCGCGCGATACCGGAGCTGGAAAGCTATTCCCGACGTACCGGCGCACGCTTGGCTTTGGGTATTTCGCAGGCGCACAAGGGCGATTTCTTGGTCAAGTTGAAAGCGGGGCGACAGCGCAAAACCGATGAAGTCGTTGCCGATTTGCGTAAACAACTCCATGTAGCGGTTCCAGGACTGGAGTGGGAGTTTGCCGGTATCCTCGGCGATCTGATCGGCGATTTGACCTGGTCACCCCGGCCAATTGAAGTCAAACTGTTTTCGACCGATGTCGAATGGCTTAAGCAAAAAGCACCGCAAATCCAGGCGGAACTCGATAAGATAACCGGCGTGGTCGACAGTTTTGACGGTTTGGAAACCACCGGCCCATCCTTAAGCGTGCGGGTGCGCTACAGCGATGCGCTACGCTTCGGACTAACCGTCAACGATGTGGCAGTCGCAGCGAGTACAGCAATGTTGGGGCAAAAAGCCTCCTATGTTTTGGAAGGTGACCGCGTCGTCAATATCCGTGTGCGCATGAACACAGAGGCGACGGCGCAAATCGCCGATCTTAACGAATTACCGTTGAAGGCAGCCGATGGTCGAACAGTCAAGTTATCGCAAGTCGCCGATGTTGTCACCGAGCCGGGCCAATTGGAACTGCAACGGGAAGATCTGCGACAACTGGTAGCTGTGTCTGCTCGCCTGGAAAACCGAGACCTGGGCAGCGCTATTACGGAAATTAAAGCCAAACTCCAGCAAGATCCAACTTTACCGCCTGGCGTGGTTGAATTGGGTGGTCTTTATCAGCAACAACAAGAGTCCTTTCAAAACCTATTGATTGTATTGCTGGCTTCTATCTTTCTGGTGTTCACCGTACTGTTAATCGAGTTTCGCTCGTTCCATGAACCCATTGCCATATTATTCGGTTCTGTGCTGGCATTGTGCGGCACAGTCCTGGCGTGGTTTATCACCGGCACATCGGTCAATATCGTTTCGATACTCGGTGCGATTATCGGCATCGGCGTGGTGGCAAAAAACGGTATCCTGATGCTGGATTCGGTACACCAGTTCAAAGCAAAGGGCTATAACTTGGAAGACGCGCTGATTGAATCCGGACGGCGGCGTTTGCGTCCGGTATTGATGACGTCTATGGCGGCGGCATTGGGTCTGTTACCCTTGGCCTATGGTATCGGCGCCGGATCGGACATGCTAAAACCCTTAGCGATTGCCGTGATCGGCGCACTGGTGCTTTCAGTGTTGCTGTCCCTGGTCGCCACACCGACGGTTTATTTTGTCATGCAAAGAGCAGCGGGAGGTAAGCAAAGGATTCATTCATGA
- a CDS encoding EamA family transporter, which produces MASNWFFWALLSAMFAALTAIFAKIGIQGVDSDFATLIRTAIIIVILSGFVWFTGKWSNPLDLPARTWQFLTLSALATGASWLCYFRALQIGEASKVAPVDKLSLVLVAIFAFAFLDERPTLREWIGIAMVTGGVLVLAIKR; this is translated from the coding sequence ATCGCATCAAACTGGTTTTTCTGGGCGCTTTTATCCGCCATGTTTGCAGCCCTAACCGCCATTTTCGCCAAGATTGGCATTCAAGGTGTCGATTCAGACTTCGCTACGCTGATTCGAACCGCCATTATCATTGTCATTTTGTCAGGCTTCGTTTGGTTTACTGGAAAATGGAGTAATCCATTGGACTTGCCGGCCAGAACCTGGCAGTTCCTGACCCTGTCTGCTTTAGCGACAGGTGCCTCTTGGCTGTGTTACTTCCGCGCGCTCCAGATTGGTGAGGCTTCCAAGGTTGCGCCGGTAGACAAATTAAGTCTGGTGCTGGTCGCCATTTTTGCATTCGCATTTCTGGATGAACGCCCCACGCTTCGAGAATGGATCGGTATCGCGATGGTCACCGGTGGCGTACTGGTATTAGCGATCAAACGTTGA
- a CDS encoding TolC family protein: MLASGTDCYPLLMQLLISILLISGVFILTIVGCASYQNRELNPAESMIQLENRSLSNPELLSFIETATGSASVTPPKTWNIDRLTLVAIYYHPDLALARAQAQSANSAITTAGQRPNPSITISPTWIRNLATAAIPWIAASSISIPIETAGKRDFRIGKAEHMADAARLRIADAAWLVRGRLRSALLEAYTAKEAERLSHQQYAIQQTINQRLEQQLAIGEIGPLEVTRSHLAVNQLKLNENAARKRVAESAVLLASAVGVPVEGLTGIDLDFSDLSKPPVLQTIPVSSLKEHALLTRPDVLAALADYEAAQSALQLEIANQYPNIQANPGYAWEMGEHRWTLGATMQLPILHQNQGPIAEAEAKRRELAVRFESLQMRIVSDIDRAHSGVTAVLAKWSDAETQIQLQQKNLSSVQAQYQVGEIDHLSLLGAELEKAIAERTKLDVLVETQQALNGLEDTLRQPLASTLTDTLIADSANRK, translated from the coding sequence ATGCTGGCGTCAGGAACGGATTGTTATCCTCTGCTCATGCAACTATTAATTTCTATTTTGCTCATTTCTGGGGTTTTCATTCTGACTATCGTTGGCTGTGCGAGTTATCAGAATCGGGAACTCAATCCGGCTGAGTCTATGATTCAATTGGAAAATAGGAGCTTGTCCAATCCTGAGCTGTTGAGTTTTATTGAAACGGCTACCGGAAGCGCATCCGTGACGCCGCCTAAAACTTGGAACATAGATCGTTTAACCTTGGTGGCGATTTATTACCACCCAGACCTTGCCTTGGCCCGTGCCCAAGCACAATCAGCCAATTCCGCCATCACCACCGCCGGGCAACGGCCTAATCCCAGCATCACGATTTCACCCACCTGGATACGCAATTTGGCAACCGCAGCCATTCCCTGGATTGCGGCCAGCTCAATTAGCATTCCCATCGAAACTGCCGGTAAACGTGATTTTCGTATCGGTAAAGCAGAACATATGGCCGACGCCGCGCGTTTACGCATCGCGGATGCCGCCTGGTTGGTACGTGGCCGATTGCGTTCGGCCTTGCTGGAAGCCTATACCGCCAAAGAAGCAGAGCGTCTGAGTCATCAGCAATATGCCATCCAACAGACAATCAATCAACGATTGGAACAACAATTGGCCATCGGCGAAATCGGCCCACTCGAAGTCACCCGATCCCATCTGGCAGTCAACCAATTAAAACTGAACGAGAATGCGGCACGCAAACGCGTTGCGGAAAGTGCCGTATTGTTAGCCAGCGCAGTGGGTGTACCGGTTGAGGGATTAACAGGTATCGACTTGGATTTTAGCGACCTTTCCAAGCCGCCCGTCTTGCAGACTATTCCTGTTAGCAGTCTGAAAGAACACGCCTTGCTGACACGCCCCGATGTGTTGGCTGCATTGGCAGACTACGAGGCGGCGCAATCCGCACTGCAACTGGAAATCGCCAACCAGTATCCCAACATCCAGGCCAATCCCGGCTATGCCTGGGAAATGGGCGAACACCGCTGGACGCTAGGCGCAACCATGCAATTGCCGATTTTGCATCAGAATCAAGGCCCCATTGCCGAAGCCGAGGCTAAGCGCCGAGAGCTTGCCGTGCGTTTCGAATCCTTACAAATGCGTATTGTCAGCGACATTGATCGAGCCCATTCGGGTGTAACGGCAGTATTGGCTAAATGGAGCGATGCCGAAACACAAATCCAACTTCAACAAAAGAACCTCAGCTCAGTCCAAGCCCAATATCAAGTGGGAGAAATCGATCATCTAAGCTTGCTCGGCGCTGAGCTGGAAAAAGCCATCGCCGAGCGTACCAAACTGGATGTGCTCGTCGAAACTCAACAAGCGCTCAATGGATTGGAAGACACCTTGCGTCAGCCCCTCGCATCGACATTGACCGACACACTGATTGCTGACTCGGCTAACCGAAAATAA
- a CDS encoding transglycosylase SLT domain-containing protein produces the protein MFVNTSKNLELTLPFQNAVKHLGIGMIGSLCIISQPMESMAAESMHTISNGQQTLASKTTLRNTLWGQVANKHELDPYILYAVALVESANSNGYATITPWPWAINKSGKSIVSTSKQEAQHILNTAIAEGNRHIDVGMMQVNFYWHGHKVVKPEQLLNPVTNLEIGAKVLAEAIQSSPNNLELGIGRYHSWQNAQAAVQYGQRVIALANQIRTLI, from the coding sequence ATGTTCGTTAATACTTCAAAAAATCTTGAGCTTACACTTCCATTTCAAAACGCTGTTAAGCACCTTGGGATTGGCATGATCGGTAGCCTTTGCATCATCAGCCAACCCATGGAATCAATGGCAGCTGAATCAATGCACACGATTAGCAACGGCCAACAGACCCTAGCGTCAAAAACCACATTACGGAACACGCTGTGGGGGCAAGTTGCAAATAAGCATGAGCTTGATCCCTACATTTTATATGCCGTTGCCCTAGTCGAGTCCGCCAATAGTAATGGATATGCCACCATAACGCCTTGGCCTTGGGCTATAAACAAATCGGGTAAGTCGATCGTTTCGACTTCAAAGCAAGAAGCACAACATATCCTTAATACAGCTATTGCTGAAGGGAATCGCCATATTGACGTTGGTATGATGCAAGTCAATTTTTATTGGCATGGACACAAGGTCGTAAAACCAGAGCAATTACTCAATCCCGTCACCAACCTTGAAATCGGTGCCAAGGTATTGGCTGAGGCTATACAGTCATCGCCAAATAATCTGGAATTGGGGATAGGTCGCTATCACAGCTGGCAAAATGCGCAAGCTGCAGTTCAGTATGGACAGCGCGTTATAGCTTTGGCCAACCAAATCAGGACCTTAATCTAA
- a CDS encoding efflux RND transporter periplasmic adaptor subunit, whose protein sequence is MKTASWSKISVLTVCIVLQAPNPQAADEPEAVTEVAVQTGRILRATLHRYVMAYGVVEPEPAMHGKPAASSKIAAPIAGILTQSFCEEGQVIKKGTTLFELDTRSADALIAKAEVAVAFAEKNFVRKQQLNATDNVSRKLYDESEQLLQAARKDLTTAQTQRELLRIKAPLSGTVAAIHVKVGETIGLNMVLVDLIDLDRLDIALKIPSQEAGLLQLGQAVEIKFGTKTAGNLDAQPTQHGKVIFISPQVDSLTDTVLVRASINSGSAMRPGQFVSARIVVEARNNRLAVPVESVVNKETGSTIAVVEGNTAKQIAISPGLRDGKLVEITGDALQEGMTVVTQGAYGLPAETHIRVIE, encoded by the coding sequence ATGAAAACTGCTTCCTGGTCAAAAATATCCGTGCTAACTGTCTGCATAGTCTTGCAGGCACCGAACCCTCAAGCTGCCGACGAACCAGAAGCCGTTACCGAAGTAGCGGTGCAAACCGGCAGGATTTTACGTGCCACGTTGCACCGCTACGTTATGGCTTATGGTGTGGTCGAACCTGAACCTGCGATGCATGGAAAACCGGCAGCCAGTTCGAAAATTGCCGCTCCGATCGCCGGCATTCTGACTCAAAGCTTTTGCGAAGAAGGCCAAGTCATTAAAAAAGGCACGACCTTGTTTGAGCTGGATACCCGCAGCGCCGATGCACTGATAGCCAAAGCAGAAGTCGCCGTGGCGTTTGCCGAGAAAAATTTTGTTCGTAAACAGCAACTGAATGCCACCGACAATGTGTCGCGCAAACTCTACGATGAATCCGAACAGTTACTTCAGGCTGCACGCAAGGATTTAACCACCGCCCAGACGCAACGTGAGTTGCTACGAATCAAGGCGCCTTTGTCCGGTACGGTCGCGGCCATTCATGTCAAAGTGGGGGAAACCATCGGCTTAAATATGGTGTTGGTGGATTTGATCGATCTGGATCGTCTGGATATCGCGCTTAAAATACCGAGTCAAGAGGCCGGTTTACTTCAATTGGGCCAGGCCGTCGAAATTAAGTTTGGTACGAAAACAGCTGGCAATTTGGATGCCCAACCAACACAGCATGGAAAGGTGATTTTTATCAGTCCGCAAGTTGATTCACTGACCGATACCGTTCTGGTCAGAGCATCCATTAATAGCGGTTCTGCGATGCGCCCCGGGCAATTTGTTAGCGCCAGAATAGTCGTCGAAGCACGAAATAACCGCTTGGCAGTGCCGGTCGAAAGCGTGGTGAATAAAGAAACAGGCAGCACGATTGCAGTGGTCGAAGGTAACACGGCCAAACAAATTGCCATCTCCCCGGGATTGCGTGATGGCAAACTGGTCGAAATAACCGGCGATGCGCTCCAGGAAGGCATGACGGTGGTCACCCAGGGAGCATACGGACTGCCGGCTGAAACCCATATCCGCGTCATAGAATAA
- a CDS encoding FlhC family transcriptional regulator, with amino-acid sequence MTLLSAYQSGLKEHNLAYELLKRKLRTSIVRQIIRILRPKDLRYIYYSLHKERPISGVIPSVEAIPHTRESFLYMALFASIYRSASRIDIKTDMDINAIVFAWDYFCKTFPGHIRERRPYGRIRPANFDEAWVIAHAIKIGSADLQYCSGCRRNFFIIYCTNYPPVCQICVMRNASSKGTPADS; translated from the coding sequence ATGACTCTGTTGAGTGCGTATCAATCAGGGTTGAAGGAACATAACCTAGCTTACGAACTTTTAAAACGGAAATTACGTACTTCAATCGTCAGACAAATTATCAGGATCCTCCGCCCTAAAGATCTTCGGTATATCTATTATTCCCTACATAAGGAGCGACCTATTTCGGGTGTCATTCCCAGCGTTGAAGCCATTCCACACACTAGGGAATCGTTCCTGTATATGGCATTGTTTGCTTCGATATATCGCAGTGCCAGCCGCATCGACATCAAAACTGATATGGACATTAACGCCATCGTGTTTGCCTGGGATTATTTTTGCAAGACATTTCCAGGCCATATTCGTGAACGTCGGCCTTATGGCCGGATAAGGCCCGCTAATTTCGATGAGGCTTGGGTGATTGCTCATGCCATCAAGATTGGCTCGGCGGACTTGCAGTACTGTTCGGGTTGCCGCAGGAATTTTTTCATCATTTACTGCACCAATTACCCGCCGGTTTGCCAGATTTGCGTGATGAGAAATGCAAGCAGTAAAGGAACTCCCGCAGATTCATGA